The Streptococcaceae bacterium ESL0687 genome has a segment encoding these proteins:
- a CDS encoding acetyl-CoA carboxylase carboxyl transferase subunit alpha, with product MPENANKIVQLARSQDRLTMLDYAEQLFDDFIEFHGDRNFRDDGAIVGGIASLSGRPVTIIGIQKGKSLQDNLKCNFGQPHPEGYRKALRLMKQAEKFNRPVITFINTAGAFPGLGAEERGQGEAIARNLLEMSDLKVPVIAIITGEGGSGGALALAVADRVWMLENAVYSILSPEGFATILWKDVSRAPEAAKLLKITSSDLLANGVVDKIIPEERTIYTLKEALTSELELLSALSPEELVEKRYQRFRKY from the coding sequence ATGCCCGAAAATGCTAATAAAATTGTTCAGCTGGCAAGAAGTCAAGATAGACTGACCATGCTTGACTATGCTGAACAGCTTTTTGATGATTTTATAGAATTCCACGGGGACCGTAATTTTAGGGATGATGGTGCCATTGTCGGTGGGATTGCAAGCCTTTCTGGTCGTCCAGTAACAATTATTGGAATCCAAAAGGGAAAGAGCCTGCAGGATAATTTAAAATGTAACTTTGGCCAACCTCACCCAGAAGGTTACCGTAAGGCCCTACGCTTAATGAAGCAGGCTGAAAAATTCAACCGTCCTGTCATTACCTTTATTAATACGGCAGGAGCCTTCCCTGGGCTTGGTGCCGAAGAGCGTGGTCAAGGTGAGGCCATTGCAAGAAACCTTTTAGAAATGAGTGATCTAAAGGTTCCAGTTATTGCTATAATAACTGGTGAAGGAGGATCTGGTGGAGCCCTAGCCCTTGCTGTAGCAGATAGGGTCTGGATGCTTGAAAATGCTGTATATAGCATTCTCTCACCAGAAGGATTTGCGACCATCCTTTGGAAGGACGTAAGCCGTGCCCCTGAAGCTGCCAAACTACTTAAGATAACTTCTAGTGACCTTTTGGCTAACGGAGTAGTGGACAAGATTATTCCAGAAGAAAGAACAATCTATACTCTTAAAGAGGCATTGACTTCTGAACTTGAGCTACTTTCTGCCCTAAGTCCTGAAGAACTTGTTGAAAAACGTTATCAAAGATTTAGAAAATACTAA
- the accD gene encoding acetyl-CoA carboxylase, carboxyltransferase subunit beta: protein MALFSKKNKYIRINPNRSTIDEKVSKPEIPDELFAKCPVCKHTIYTKDLGKEKVCPFCGYNFRISAKERLKLIVDKGSFEELFTGIETTDPLDFPGYPEKLAFTKEKTGLDEAVLTGLAKIKGQKTALAIMDPNFIMASMGMVVGEKITRLFEHAQAEGLPVVIFTASGGARMQEGIMSLMQMAKISAAVKRHSNAGLLYLTVLTDPTTGGVTASFAMLGDIILAEPQSLVGFAGRRVIEQTVRENLPEDFQKAEFLQEKGFVDKIVRRKDLASTIGKILHLHS from the coding sequence ATGGCTTTATTTAGCAAAAAAAATAAGTATATTCGGATAAATCCTAACCGTTCAACAATAGATGAAAAGGTAAGTAAGCCTGAAATTCCTGACGAACTTTTTGCCAAATGTCCTGTTTGTAAACATACCATCTACACTAAGGATTTAGGTAAGGAAAAGGTTTGTCCCTTCTGTGGTTATAATTTTAGGATTTCTGCTAAAGAGCGTCTTAAGCTTATCGTTGATAAGGGATCTTTTGAAGAGCTATTTACAGGAATTGAAACAACTGACCCCCTTGATTTTCCAGGTTATCCTGAAAAACTTGCTTTCACTAAAGAAAAGACAGGTCTTGATGAAGCTGTTCTAACTGGCCTTGCAAAAATTAAGGGACAAAAGACAGCCTTAGCCATCATGGACCCAAATTTTATTATGGCCTCAATGGGAATGGTTGTTGGTGAGAAGATCACTAGGCTTTTTGAGCATGCCCAAGCTGAAGGTCTACCAGTTGTCATCTTTACAGCATCAGGTGGTGCCCGGATGCAGGAAGGTATTATGAGCCTTATGCAAATGGCTAAAATATCTGCTGCGGTTAAAAGACATTCAAATGCAGGTCTACTTTATTTAACCGTTTTAACCGACCCAACAACTGGGGGAGTTACAGCATCTTTTGCCATGCTTGGAGACATAATCTTAGCTGAACCGCAAAGTCTTGTTGGTTTTGCAGGTCGTAGGGTTATTGAGCAGACTGTACGTGAAAATTTACCTGAAGATTTCCAGAAGGCTGAATTTTTACAGGAAAAAGGTTTTGTTGATAAGATTGTTAGAAGGAAAGATCTAGCTAGTACTATCGGAAAAATCTTACACCTACATTCCTAA
- the accC gene encoding acetyl-CoA carboxylase biotin carboxylase subunit yields the protein MFKKILIANRGEIAVRIIRAARELGIQTVAVYSEADRYALHTLLADEAVCIGPAKASESYLNMHQIISAAVTLKAEAIHPGFGFLSENSKFANLCEEVGIKFIGPSAKIMDMMGDKINARKQMIAAKVPVIPGSDGEVYSAQEALEIAEKIGYPVMLKASAGGGGKGIRKVNSKEELVPNFASAQAEAQAAFGNGAMYLERVIYPARHIEVQILADEFGQVIHLGERDCSLQRNNQKVLEEAPSVAIGHSLRNKIGQAAVAAASYVGYENAGTIEFLLDEESGDFYFMEMNTRIQVEHPVTEFITGVDIVKSQIKIAAGESLDIQQEDIEFTGHAIECRINAENPKFNFAPSPGNISGLYLPSGGVGLRVDSAMYQGYTIPPYYDSMIAKIIVHGENRFEALMKMQRALFELEVEGVQTNADFQLDLISNDQIIAGDYDTSFLGEVFLSDYLEGEI from the coding sequence ATGTTTAAGAAAATATTAATTGCAAATCGAGGGGAGATTGCAGTAAGGATTATCCGTGCTGCACGCGAACTTGGAATTCAAACAGTTGCCGTCTACTCGGAAGCAGACCGCTATGCCCTTCATACTTTATTAGCTGATGAAGCAGTTTGTATAGGTCCAGCTAAGGCAAGCGAATCTTACCTAAACATGCACCAAATAATTTCAGCTGCAGTTACTTTAAAAGCTGAAGCTATCCACCCAGGTTTTGGATTTTTAAGTGAGAATTCAAAATTTGCTAACCTCTGTGAAGAAGTGGGAATCAAATTTATTGGACCATCAGCCAAAATTATGGACATGATGGGAGATAAGATTAATGCCCGTAAACAGATGATTGCGGCCAAAGTCCCTGTTATTCCAGGTTCTGATGGGGAGGTTTACTCAGCCCAAGAGGCCCTTGAAATTGCTGAGAAAATTGGCTATCCAGTTATGCTTAAAGCTTCTGCTGGTGGTGGTGGAAAGGGAATTAGGAAGGTAAATTCTAAGGAAGAACTCGTTCCTAATTTTGCTTCTGCCCAAGCTGAAGCTCAGGCAGCCTTTGGTAACGGAGCCATGTACTTAGAACGTGTTATCTATCCAGCTAGGCATATTGAGGTGCAGATTCTAGCAGATGAATTTGGTCAAGTTATCCATCTGGGTGAGCGTGATTGCTCCCTCCAGCGTAACAACCAAAAGGTTCTAGAAGAAGCCCCTTCAGTTGCAATTGGACACAGCTTAAGAAATAAAATAGGTCAAGCGGCAGTAGCTGCTGCCTCATATGTTGGTTATGAAAATGCTGGAACCATTGAATTTTTACTGGATGAAGAATCTGGTGACTTCTATTTCATGGAAATGAATACAAGAATTCAGGTGGAGCATCCCGTAACAGAATTTATAACTGGAGTTGATATTGTTAAGTCTCAAATCAAAATTGCTGCTGGTGAAAGCCTTGACATTCAGCAAGAAGATATTGAGTTCACAGGTCACGCTATTGAATGCCGTATAAATGCTGAAAACCCTAAATTCAACTTTGCCCCAAGTCCTGGTAATATAAGTGGTTTGTACCTTCCGTCAGGTGGTGTTGGCTTGCGTGTTGATTCTGCCATGTATCAGGGTTATACTATTCCTCCTTACTATGACAGTATGATTGCTAAAATAATCGTCCACGGGGAAAATCGTTTTGAGGCATTAATGAAAATGCAAAGGGCTCTTTTTGAGCTTGAAGTTGAAGGTGTTCAAACTAATGCAGACTTCCAACTAGACTTGATCTCAAATGATCAAATTATCGCAGGAGATTATGATACTTCCTTTCTTGGAGAAGTTTTCTTATCTGACTATTTAGAGGGAGAGATTTAA
- the fabZ gene encoding 3-hydroxyacyl-ACP dehydratase FabZ: protein MIDINKIKESLPHRYPMLLVDRVLEVSEDEITALKNVTINEPFFNGHFPEYPVMPGVLIMEALAQAAGVLELSKDENKGKLVFYAGMDNVKFKKQVVPGDQLILKAKFIKRRGPIAVVEAQASVDGKLAAKGTLTFAIGE, encoded by the coding sequence ATGATTGATATAAATAAAATCAAAGAATCCCTTCCTCACCGCTATCCCATGCTTCTAGTTGACCGTGTCCTTGAGGTCAGTGAAGATGAGATTACAGCCTTAAAAAATGTTACTATTAATGAACCTTTCTTTAATGGACATTTTCCTGAATATCCAGTTATGCCAGGTGTTTTAATCATGGAAGCTCTCGCTCAAGCAGCTGGTGTTCTTGAATTATCAAAGGACGAAAACAAGGGGAAATTAGTTTTTTATGCTGGAATGGACAATGTTAAGTTTAAAAAGCAAGTTGTTCCTGGCGATCAACTAATCCTCAAGGCTAAATTCATTAAACGCCGTGGTCCGATTGCCGTTGTTGAAGCTCAAGCTTCAGTTGATGGTAAATTAGCCGCAAAGGGTACTTTAACCTTTGCAATTGGTGAATAG
- the accB gene encoding acetyl-CoA carboxylase biotin carboxyl carrier protein, which yields MHINEVKDLLNQFDKSSLREFSYSTNEFNLAFSKNSGQLNPSNPSTAVSEREIVEVPLAPASSVSPVASETPASPELVVVEEAAEGEAVKSPLVGVAYLKPAPDKDDFVSVGDKVKKGQTLLIIEAMKVMNEIPAPCDGIVTEILVASEEMVEFGEDLVRIK from the coding sequence ATGCATATAAATGAGGTTAAGGATCTACTTAACCAGTTTGACAAATCTTCCCTTCGTGAATTTTCTTATTCAACTAATGAATTCAATCTTGCCTTTTCTAAAAATTCAGGGCAGCTTAACCCATCAAATCCTTCAACTGCAGTAAGTGAAAGAGAAATTGTTGAGGTTCCTCTAGCTCCTGCTAGCTCAGTTAGTCCTGTAGCCAGCGAAACTCCTGCAAGCCCAGAGCTTGTAGTGGTTGAAGAAGCTGCTGAAGGAGAAGCTGTTAAAAGTCCCCTTGTTGGTGTTGCCTACCTAAAACCAGCACCAGATAAGGATGATTTTGTTTCAGTTGGCGATAAGGTTAAAAAAGGACAAACTCTTTTAATTATTGAAGCTATGAAGGTTATGAATGAAATTCCAGCTCCGTGTGATGGTATTGTAACTGAAATTCTTGTAGCATCAGAGGAGATGGTTGAGTTTGGAGAGGACTTGGTGAGAATCAAATGA
- the fabF gene encoding beta-ketoacyl-ACP synthase II — translation MTNRVVITGYGITSPIGNSPEEFWENLSAGNSGIDVIKKFDASATGITVAGEINDFPFDKYFVHKDKKRMDTYSLYAVYAALEALNMAGIDPDDNDLNHDRFGAIIGSGIGGLPVIEEQGARLATRGPKRVAPLFVPLSIANMATGNVAIRVKANGVSRAEVTACAAGTNAIGSAFHEIKNGYADIMLAGGTEAAICEFGVAGFANLTALTSETDPKRASIPFDKDRSGFVLGEGAGVLVLESLEHAKNRGANILAEIVGYGSTNDAYHMTTPLTDGSGAAKAMKLALDEGGIEPSEVGYINAHGTSTQANERGEALAIHTVFGDDENVLVSSTKALTGHALGGAGGIEAVATLQAILNQYAPVNAGTKELDENTSMVNVVLGQGRDHDIKYAISNSLGFGGHNAVIALKKWEGE, via the coding sequence ATGACAAATCGCGTAGTTATTACCGGTTATGGTATAACGTCACCTATAGGTAATAGCCCGGAAGAATTTTGGGAAAACCTTTCTGCTGGTAACAGTGGAATTGATGTAATTAAAAAATTTGATGCTAGTGCTACTGGTATCACAGTTGCAGGTGAAATCAATGATTTTCCCTTTGATAAATATTTTGTCCATAAGGATAAAAAAAGGATGGATACTTACAGCCTTTATGCAGTTTATGCAGCTCTTGAAGCTTTAAATATGGCAGGTATTGATCCAGATGACAACGACCTTAACCATGACCGTTTCGGTGCCATTATTGGTTCAGGGATTGGAGGATTACCGGTTATTGAAGAACAGGGTGCAAGACTTGCAACTCGTGGTCCAAAAAGGGTTGCCCCTCTTTTCGTTCCTCTATCAATTGCTAACATGGCTACAGGTAATGTTGCCATCCGTGTTAAAGCTAACGGGGTGAGCCGCGCTGAAGTTACTGCCTGTGCTGCTGGTACCAATGCCATTGGATCAGCCTTCCATGAAATCAAAAATGGATATGCAGATATCATGTTAGCAGGTGGAACAGAAGCTGCCATTTGTGAATTCGGAGTGGCGGGATTTGCCAATCTAACAGCCCTAACAAGTGAAACAGATCCTAAGAGAGCATCAATTCCTTTTGATAAGGATAGGTCTGGTTTTGTTCTAGGAGAAGGAGCTGGTGTCCTTGTTCTTGAAAGCCTTGAACATGCTAAAAACCGCGGTGCAAATATTCTTGCAGAGATTGTAGGTTACGGATCAACTAATGATGCCTACCATATGACAACACCATTAACTGATGGTTCAGGAGCTGCTAAGGCTATGAAACTTGCCCTTGATGAAGGTGGAATTGAACCTTCTGAAGTTGGTTACATCAATGCTCATGGTACTTCTACTCAAGCTAATGAGCGCGGGGAAGCCCTTGCTATTCATACTGTCTTTGGTGATGATGAAAATGTTTTAGTATCTTCTACTAAAGCTTTAACAGGTCATGCCCTTGGGGGAGCTGGTGGGATTGAAGCTGTTGCAACCCTACAGGCAATCTTAAACCAATATGCTCCGGTTAATGCTGGAACAAAAGAACTAGATGAAAATACATCAATGGTTAATGTTGTTCTTGGTCAAGGCCGAGATCACGATATCAAGTATGCCATCTCAAACTCATTAGGATTCGGTGGACACAATGCCGTAATCGCTCTTAAGAAATGGGAGGGAGAATAA
- the fabG gene encoding 3-oxoacyl-[acyl-carrier-protein] reductase: MEILNKNVFITGSSRGIGLAIAHQFAKAGANVVLNGRSQISEELLNEFNDYEGRAVAISGDVSDAADAKRMVEEAIEVLGSVDILINNAGITNDKLMLKMTLDDFEQVLNINLSGAFNMTQAVLKPMTKARQGAIINMTSVVGLMGNIGQANYAASKAGLIGLTKSVAREVAGRNIRVNAIAPGFIESDMTDVLSDKVKDSMKAQIPMKRFGNPSEVAEVSLFLAGQEYLTGQTIAIDGGLTMQ, from the coding sequence GTGGAAATTTTAAATAAAAACGTCTTTATCACTGGTTCAAGTCGTGGGATTGGTTTAGCCATTGCCCATCAATTCGCAAAAGCTGGTGCCAACGTTGTTTTAAACGGGCGCTCTCAAATTTCTGAGGAGCTTTTGAATGAATTTAACGACTATGAAGGTCGTGCTGTAGCTATCTCTGGGGATGTTAGTGATGCAGCTGATGCCAAAAGAATGGTTGAAGAAGCAATTGAAGTCCTAGGAAGTGTTGATATTCTAATCAACAATGCAGGAATCACTAATGATAAACTTATGCTTAAGATGACCCTGGATGATTTTGAGCAAGTTTTAAACATCAACCTGTCAGGTGCCTTCAACATGACTCAAGCAGTTTTAAAACCAATGACCAAGGCTCGTCAAGGTGCCATTATTAACATGACTTCTGTCGTGGGTCTAATGGGAAATATTGGTCAGGCCAACTATGCTGCTTCTAAGGCAGGTCTTATCGGACTTACAAAATCAGTGGCTCGTGAGGTTGCTGGGCGAAATATCAGAGTAAATGCTATTGCTCCTGGATTTATTGAAAGTGATATGACCGACGTTTTATCTGACAAGGTTAAGGATAGCATGAAGGCTCAAATTCCAATGAAACGTTTTGGAAATCCTTCTGAAGTTGCAGAAGTTTCCTTATTCTTAGCAGGTCAAGAATATCTTACAGGTCAAACCATCGCAATCGATGGTGGTTTAACCATGCAGTAG